The Seleniivibrio woodruffii region TGTTCATTGGCAGCCCAATTTTCTAGATGTTTAGGGACAATATTTGTTTTGCCTATTGTTCCACTACGGGTAACAAGGATACAATTCTCCTTTAACAATAGTTGTTCAGCTACTCTTTCTTTGTGTAAGGCTTTGGAAAGATATTTCTCACAATTTGGAGATAGCTCTAATAGCTGTTTTCCGCCGAAAAAGGGGACTCCATTGTTTTTGTCAACATATACTCTTTTAAATCTTCCGGGGAGAATAATTTTCTGTGATAAAGTGGGGTCTTTGAGCTTTTTAACATCTTTTGCATGTTTTTTTATATGGTCTTCAATAATATCAATTAAAGGCAGATGATAACTTCCGTCAAATCGCATATTCAGTCTGCTTAATTTAACCTGAAAATTTCGTACATTATCAATATCTCGAAAATACGAAACTTTTAAATCGTCCAAAGAGGGCAAGGATAACTCTTCATATAAGATGTCTTCAGCTTTATCCATAAGTTCATTTGATTCGTCACGCAATTCGTATGAAGTCTCTATTAACCGATGAATTGTATTCTTTATGTCTTCAGGTGCATTCGGAATCACAACATTCTGCAGATGCTCAGGCTCAATATGTTCAACAACAGCACCATAATTATTAGACTGTAGTATCTTTTGCCCTGTATCAGTCTTGAAAAATGTGTAAATGTATCCACCGTCATATTGCTCTTTTCCAGATATTCTTAATAAGTCATGGCTCAAAATGTTACCGTCCAAAGTAGAAGACACAAAAGATGATTTACCTATCGTCCCTGAAATGGTTAATAGAACCATGCCCTTTTTAACTTTTAATAGGTCAATATTTGTATCTGTTTTTTCAGAAATATATTGCTGTGCCTTGGGATAAATTTCTGATATTGCTGATGGTTGAAAGATAGGAAATGCGGACTTCTCTACGAATAATCGTTTAAAACGTGGACGATGAAACGCATTAGCTACTAATCCATTATTACTCCATAAATAAACATAACCATATTTTGAATATTTAACTAAGTTAATCGCTGCCTTTGCTTCCAAATCAAAAGCACTCGCCTCAAATCTCATCTTATTATGAATAATATCATTCAGAGAAACCGATGTGCTTTTAGGCTTATCCGGTAAAAATGTATAGTCTTTTTCAGGTTTTTCTATGTCATGGATATGTCGTGGTGCTGTATTGCCTACCATGATATTCCTTCCTGTCTCTTCCATTCTGCAAATATTTCTGCAACATGAACAGTTTGATCATTCACAATTCTTTCCTGACTTATCTCTTTGCGATAAGTCATATTTCCGTCTCTGTCTCTTTCCTTAACCAGATTTTCTTGTTCGACTATAACAAGATTTCCGTCTTCGTCTCTTTTATAAATTTTTGTCCCACGCTTATCATGTCCGATATGGTCTACCATAGTCATAAATATATTGTAGTCTGCCATACATCCGTTCACTTCTTCTTCACGGATTTCCTCTGGTGTCTTCTTCTGTATAATTAAAACAGATGTTTGTGTCCCGTTTCTAGGTTGAAACGTATCCGCATGTAAATCTATACTTGCTATCAACTTCACATTTTTAATAAGCCAGAACCTAATGTATTCTAATCCGGGAGCCCCAAGTATACTATCAGGCAAAACTATCGCAGCCCTTCCGCCCGGTTTAAGCAACTGAATTATTCGTTCGATAAAAAGTTGCTCCGGCGAAACACTACTTTGCAGTCTATCTGTTTTATTCCATGAGCCTTTTTTATCTTTTTGCCATATATATGCTATTTCAAACTGTTCAAGAATACTGTGGTCTTGAATTGGTATTTTTGAGCCGAAAGGAGGGTTCGTAACTATTACATCGAACTGGTTTATATTGTTGTGATTGGTAATACTACCCTGCTTAATTTTAAGTGATTCACACAGTTGTTTTTTTACATCTTCTTCCCATTCGTGCGGAGGAAGCAGGGAGTTAAGTTTCAGAATATTGCCACTTCCGTCATTATTCATGACCATGTTCATTTTTGTTGCTTTCACAAGGGAAGGGTTTATATCAAAGCCATAAAAATTTTCACGAGCTATATCAGATATAGTTTTCTGATATATTGCATAAATATCAGTATTCCATTCATCTTTCAATTTCCCATGAGACGTTTCGAGCTTTTCAACGATAAGGTCAATTACTTTCTTCATCGCCACAACCAAGAAGCCGCCTGTACCACAACTGCTATCAAGTACCTTTTCGTTCATTTGCGGGTTAATCATATCTACAACCATATGCATCACGTTTCTTGGAGTAAAAAACTCGCCCCTGTCTCCACGGAGATTAGCTCCAACAAGCTCTTCATATGCCTTGCCTTTAATATCAATATCAGTTGTCAGCAGAGAGTACTTCTGCAGTTCTGCGACCAGATAGGTTACAGTAATAGATTTAAGCTGTATTTCATCATTTGCAGCAAAAATTTGAGAATGCTTTTTCTTAACTTGAGAGAATATGTTATTGATTCTTTTATTAACTGAAATTTGTCCATCACGGTAATTACGTTCTCTCGAGGTTACATAAAACTCTATAGGATTAAAAAGTTCTCTCTCGTCATGGATTTTACAGAATATTATCTTCAGAAACTCAAAAAATGCTTCCTGCTTTTGGAAACCTTCATTTGCATAAATAATATTATGGCATGTTTTGAAAGTGAAAAGAAGGTTGTCTTCATATGCTTTTATTAGATTGCCACGCACTGGTCTTTCGTTTTCGTCTGATACACCGTCCGCAGAAGGTATGTCATTAAATTCAACGATTTGAGGTTTTTTACTTTC contains the following coding sequences:
- a CDS encoding N-6 DNA methylase, producing MSNLVISIPEGKIKDYIDGTFRNDTPEEYVRQTVEKRLVNEHKYSKDRIKVEYTMQMGSGKKRADIVIFPNSLSPEEQNDQHNISIIIECKKEDVKPDDKDNGLEQLKSYMAACVNCEWGMWTNGLHKTVYRRVIDESKKPQIVEFNDIPSADGVSDENERPVRGNLIKAYEDNLLFTFKTCHNIIYANEGFQKQEAFFEFLKIIFCKIHDERELFNPIEFYVTSRERNYRDGQISVNKRINNIFSQVKKKHSQIFAANDEIQLKSITVTYLVAELQKYSLLTTDIDIKGKAYEELVGANLRGDRGEFFTPRNVMHMVVDMINPQMNEKVLDSSCGTGGFLVVAMKKVIDLIVEKLETSHGKLKDEWNTDIYAIYQKTISDIARENFYGFDINPSLVKATKMNMVMNNDGSGNILKLNSLLPPHEWEEDVKKQLCESLKIKQGSITNHNNINQFDVIVTNPPFGSKIPIQDHSILEQFEIAYIWQKDKKGSWNKTDRLQSSVSPEQLFIERIIQLLKPGGRAAIVLPDSILGAPGLEYIRFWLIKNVKLIASIDLHADTFQPRNGTQTSVLIIQKKTPEEIREEEVNGCMADYNIFMTMVDHIGHDKRGTKIYKRDEDGNLVIVEQENLVKERDRDGNMTYRKEISQERIVNDQTVHVAEIFAEWKRQEGISW